In one Candidatus Nitronereus thalassa genomic region, the following are encoded:
- a CDS encoding DUF1566 domain-containing protein, producing MNKHECTHARHFSAFLTPLIYILLSIFGSLQVLAGNLEPSAPPAPTMKTLEQVSEIWDRALPADDTSDPCNSSRFTCVLGGSAVRDNETGIVWERSPSAFPSASWATGMETCANKFVRVDDGIEKKGWRAPSFNELASLIDRTAVSPKLPPNHPFSNIQSFWYWTATSFTEDSSQAWAVLLGAGVLTKLSKSRDDVLVWCVRGGGPLSEY from the coding sequence ATGAATAAACATGAGTGTACACATGCAAGACATTTTTCGGCTTTCCTAACACCGCTCATCTATATTTTGCTTTCGATCTTTGGAAGTTTGCAGGTTCTTGCTGGGAACTTGGAGCCTTCCGCGCCGCCGGCCCCGACAATGAAGACGTTGGAGCAAGTCTCTGAGATCTGGGATCGAGCTTTGCCAGCAGACGATACTTCCGACCCCTGCAACTCAAGTCGGTTTACATGTGTCTTAGGCGGAAGTGCTGTGCGAGATAACGAAACCGGAATTGTTTGGGAACGGTCACCTTCCGCATTCCCAAGTGCATCATGGGCTACTGGAATGGAAACTTGTGCTAACAAATTCGTGAGAGTAGATGACGGAATTGAGAAAAAGGGATGGCGGGCCCCTTCATTCAATGAGTTGGCTTCGTTGATAGATAGAACAGCTGTTTCACCAAAACTTCCACCAAATCATCCATTTAGCAACATTCAGTCTTTCTGGTATTGGACGGCGACTTCCTTTACCGAGGATTCTTCCCAAGCGTGGGCCGTACTGCTGGGTGCTGGTGTCCTAACTAAGCTATCGAAATCGCGTGATGATGTCCTCGTCTGGTGTGTCCGAGGTGGCGGGCCATTATCTGAATACTAA
- a CDS encoding DUF1566 domain-containing protein, translating into MNEQIHVPIHIIIVSCLLVGGTITFSPENSHGGSLEPPAPPAPTMKTLEQTTGAWDQILPADDTGDPCNSSRFTCVMNGEAVRDNETGLVWERSPDLSTSGWLHQKLQCPNRITGNRRGWRLPTVHELASLMTGSVLLPSGHPFNNIFSDRIYWTSTTRADDTARAWAVFGNQVGTHLKTSFGLIWCVRGGQNHGDRY; encoded by the coding sequence ATGAATGAGCAGATTCATGTACCCATTCACATTATCATTGTTTCCTGTCTGCTAGTGGGTGGCACTATCACCTTCAGTCCGGAGAACTCTCATGGAGGAAGTCTAGAGCCCCCAGCCCCGCCGGCGCCGACCATGAAAACGTTGGAGCAAACCACCGGCGCGTGGGACCAAATCTTACCCGCCGATGATACCGGCGATCCCTGCAACTCCAGCCGGTTCACGTGCGTGATGAATGGTGAAGCCGTGCGAGATAACGAAACAGGGCTCGTATGGGAACGTTCGCCGGATCTTTCTACGTCGGGTTGGCTCCATCAAAAGTTGCAATGCCCCAATCGAATAACTGGTAACCGCCGAGGCTGGCGACTTCCAACCGTGCATGAACTAGCAAGTTTGATGACGGGATCCGTGCTGCTGCCATCGGGGCATCCTTTTAACAATATTTTCAGTGACAGGATTTATTGGACATCGACAACTCGGGCCGATGACACTGCTCGGGCTTGGGCTGTTTTTGGTAACCAAGTCGGAACACATCTCAAGACCTCATTCGGTCTTATTTGGTGCGTGCGGGGAGGACAAAATCATGGAGATCGGTATTAG